The genomic stretch TGGAAACGCCCAAGGAAACGACGCACTGGTCGAACTGAACCGCGCGGGAGAGAGGACCACGATGCTATTCTACGACAGCCCAAACCCGGCACCCAATCCGCGGCGCGTCCGCATTTTCGCGGCAGAGAAGGGCATCGACCTGCCTGCCCGCGAAGTCTCGATCCCCAAACGCGAGCAAAAGGCGCCGGATTATGTCGCCAAAAACCCGCGCGGGCAGACGCCGATCCTCGAACTCGACGATGGCACGGTGATTGCCGAAAGCGTGGCGATCATGCGCTATCTCGAGGCGCTCCATCCCGATCCGCCGATGTTCGGCACGACCCCGCTCGAAATCGCGGAGATCGAAATGTGGAGCCGCCGGGTCGAAATGATCGCGATGCCGCCTATTGCTGCGGTGTGGGTCCACACGCATCCCTTCACCGCCGCACTTCCCGGTCGCAATGCCGAGTGGGGCGAAGCCAACCGCCCGCGCGTCGCCGAGGCCTTCCGCTTCTTCGACCAATCGCTGGCGGACCGCGATTTCCTTGCCGGACCGGCCTATAGCGCGGCCGACATCCTCCTGCTGACGACAGCCGATTTCGCCGAGTTCGTCGGCTGCGGCATGCCAGAGGATTGCGAAAACCTGCGCGGCTGGCACGAACACGTGTCCGCCCGCCCGAGTGCAAAAGCCTGAGTGCGATCATGACCGACAAACCCACCTATGACGACTGGAAGCCCCTCGCTGACAAGGAGGTGAAAGGCCGCGACCTCACCTGGCACACGCCCGAGGGGATCGATGTGAAGCCGCTCTACACGAGCGAGGACACCGAGGGG from Qipengyuania profundimaris encodes the following:
- a CDS encoding glutathione S-transferase family protein — protein: MLFYDSPNPAPNPRRVRIFAAEKGIDLPAREVSIPKREQKAPDYVAKNPRGQTPILELDDGTVIAESVAIMRYLEALHPDPPMFGTTPLEIAEIEMWSRRVEMIAMPPIAAVWVHTHPFTAALPGRNAEWGEANRPRVAEAFRFFDQSLADRDFLAGPAYSAADILLLTTADFAEFVGCGMPEDCENLRGWHEHVSARPSAKA